The following are encoded in a window of Fluviibacter phosphoraccumulans genomic DNA:
- the mdlC gene encoding benzoylformate decarboxylase produces MPTVKEVTFNLLRKLGITNIVGNPGSTEETFLKNFPEDFDYVMALQEASVVGIADGLSQGLRKPVIVNVHTGAGLGNAMGNLLTAYLNKTPLIITAGQQTREMLLMEPFLTNIDATQLPKPWVKWAYQPARAEDVPGAFLRAYATAIQEPAGPVFLSLPLDDWDKEMSFETPVRSVSTRKGPDPDCLKTFANKLNAARNPVLIYGGDIARAGANAWANGVAFAERLNAAVWDAPFCERTPFPETHPLFAGELPAAIGPLSDKLAGHDLIVVVGAPVFRYYPYVPGSYLPKGSELIHITDDHDEAAKAIVGDSLVADAGLFLEAILPLINQRSSQTKTPLREAPKTPVTGLPLSPSAVFATLKSSSPNELVVTNESPSNTADFQDQFRFDKPDSFYTFASGGLGWNMPASVGLALAEKKTGRNRPVLCLMGDGSYQYSLQSVYTAVQQNAHVIYVVLQNHEYGILKEFAVLEETPNVPGLDLPGIDIVSLAKGYGANAVHAETSDELAQAYRSALDFKGTSVIVVPITAKLGNLIQK; encoded by the coding sequence ATGCCTACCGTCAAGGAAGTCACGTTTAACCTACTGCGCAAACTTGGGATCACCAACATTGTAGGCAATCCCGGATCAACTGAAGAAACCTTTCTGAAAAACTTTCCGGAAGACTTTGACTATGTGATGGCGCTTCAAGAGGCGAGCGTGGTGGGTATCGCTGACGGGTTATCCCAAGGCCTGCGTAAGCCCGTCATCGTGAATGTACATACGGGCGCGGGTTTGGGCAATGCGATGGGTAATCTTCTGACCGCCTACTTGAACAAAACGCCTTTGATTATTACTGCTGGGCAGCAAACGCGAGAAATGCTGCTCATGGAGCCTTTTCTGACGAATATTGACGCCACGCAGTTGCCTAAGCCTTGGGTTAAATGGGCATATCAGCCCGCACGGGCAGAAGACGTTCCGGGCGCATTTCTGCGGGCCTATGCCACCGCTATCCAGGAGCCTGCCGGGCCAGTTTTCCTTTCTCTTCCTTTGGACGACTGGGACAAGGAGATGTCCTTTGAGACACCCGTAAGAAGCGTATCCACCAGAAAGGGGCCGGACCCCGATTGCCTCAAAACGTTTGCAAACAAACTCAACGCAGCCCGCAACCCAGTTCTTATCTACGGTGGAGACATTGCCCGAGCAGGTGCAAACGCATGGGCCAATGGCGTTGCTTTTGCAGAGCGTTTAAATGCGGCCGTGTGGGATGCCCCATTCTGCGAACGGACACCTTTCCCAGAAACGCACCCGCTGTTTGCCGGCGAGCTGCCTGCCGCCATTGGACCGCTGAGTGACAAGCTCGCAGGTCATGATCTGATAGTCGTCGTGGGTGCGCCAGTTTTCCGATACTACCCGTACGTACCTGGCAGTTACTTACCCAAGGGTTCTGAGTTAATCCACATCACCGATGATCACGATGAGGCCGCCAAGGCTATCGTTGGTGACAGCCTTGTTGCTGATGCAGGGTTGTTCCTTGAGGCGATCTTGCCCCTGATCAATCAACGTAGCAGCCAAACAAAAACTCCTTTACGTGAAGCCCCGAAGACCCCGGTCACGGGCTTGCCCCTGTCTCCCTCCGCCGTGTTCGCCACGCTCAAGTCCAGTTCACCCAATGAACTTGTGGTGACCAACGAATCGCCATCCAACACGGCCGATTTTCAGGATCAGTTCCGTTTCGATAAGCCCGATAGCTTTTACACATTTGCCTCGGGCGGCCTTGGCTGGAATATGCCGGCTTCAGTGGGTTTGGCATTGGCAGAGAAGAAAACGGGTCGCAATCGACCGGTACTGTGCCTAATGGGTGACGGTTCGTATCAATATTCACTACAAAGCGTTTACACCGCCGTCCAACAAAACGCACACGTTATCTACGTCGTTCTACAGAATCACGAATATGGGATTTTGAAAGAGTTCGCTGTTCTGGAAGAAACACCGAATGTTCCTGGCCTCGACTTACCTGGAATCGACATCGTGTCATTAGCCAAAGGCTACGGTGCGAACGCTGTTCACGCAGAAACCTCGGATGAGCTTGCTCAAGCCTACCGAAGTGCACTCGATTTCAAGGGTACATCGGTCATCGTTGTACCCATTACAGCAAAGCTCGGTAACTTGATTCAGAAATAG
- a CDS encoding ABC transporter ATP-binding protein, with protein sequence MLEVRDLHLQYGGIQAVKGISFDVRCGELVALIGANGAGKTSTLKALARMLPQATGRVTLNPPGEAAIDLMRLPAHELIAAGVALVPEGRGVFARQTVLENLKLGAFRVKDRRLVHERLENLLERLPRLKERATQLAGTLSGGEQQMLAIARALMSAPRLLLLDEPSMGLAPIMVDRIFELITNARDSGVSILLVEQNARLALKVSKRAYVLESGRITLSGDSAELLQDDRVRAAYLGEAVNASISS encoded by the coding sequence ATGCTTGAAGTCCGTGACCTGCATCTGCAATACGGCGGCATTCAGGCCGTTAAAGGCATCAGTTTTGACGTCCGATGCGGAGAACTTGTCGCACTGATTGGCGCTAATGGAGCCGGGAAAACCTCGACGCTGAAAGCGCTGGCGCGCATGCTGCCGCAAGCAACTGGGCGCGTGACGCTTAACCCACCGGGTGAAGCGGCGATAGATCTCATGCGCTTACCGGCACACGAACTGATTGCGGCTGGCGTGGCTTTGGTGCCGGAAGGTCGTGGCGTATTTGCGCGTCAAACCGTTCTGGAAAATCTCAAGCTGGGTGCTTTTCGCGTCAAAGACCGGAGGCTCGTCCATGAGCGCCTGGAAAATCTACTCGAGCGTTTGCCCCGACTCAAAGAGCGGGCAACACAACTGGCCGGCACGCTTTCCGGTGGCGAACAACAGATGCTGGCCATTGCCCGCGCCCTGATGTCTGCCCCGCGTTTGCTGTTGCTCGATGAACCCTCCATGGGCCTCGCGCCAATCATGGTAGACCGTATCTTCGAACTGATCACCAATGCGCGCGACAGCGGTGTCAGCATTCTGCTCGTGGAACAAAATGCGCGCCTGGCCCTCAAGGTCAGTAAACGTGCCTACGTGCTCGAATCTGGCCGCATCACGCTCAGTGGTGATTCGGCTGAGCTGCTGCAAGATGATCGCGTGCGCGCGGCTTATCTGGGTGAAGCGGTTAACGCATCGATCAGCAGCTAA
- a CDS encoding ABC transporter ATP-binding protein: MNSVLLRADNISKSFGGVQALKDVSLTLKKGEVYGLIGPNGAGKTTLFNCLTGLYVPDSGQFTFNDAPLISNAPDKTVRQGIARTFQNIRLFANMTALENVMVGRHARLRSNIVSDILRTPLNRREEQATEDMALQLLHYVGISARAHDLAKHLSYGDQRRLEIARALATNPQLLCLDEPAAGMNANETAGLRQLIEAIRADGISVLLIEHDVQLVMGLCDRVAVLDYGELICEDVPAIVQRHPRVIEAYLGSGAYA, from the coding sequence ATGAACTCTGTCCTACTGCGCGCTGACAACATCAGCAAATCTTTTGGCGGCGTCCAGGCGCTTAAAGATGTCTCACTCACCCTCAAAAAGGGTGAAGTTTATGGCCTGATCGGCCCCAACGGCGCCGGCAAGACCACGCTCTTCAATTGCCTTACCGGACTCTACGTACCCGATAGCGGCCAATTTACGTTTAATGATGCGCCGCTCATCAGCAACGCGCCGGATAAAACCGTGCGCCAGGGCATCGCCCGCACTTTCCAGAACATCCGCCTGTTTGCCAACATGACGGCCCTTGAGAATGTCATGGTTGGCCGTCACGCGCGTCTACGCAGCAACATCGTTAGTGACATTCTGCGCACGCCATTGAATCGTCGTGAAGAACAGGCCACCGAAGACATGGCCCTGCAGCTACTGCACTACGTCGGCATCTCTGCGCGCGCCCACGACCTGGCCAAACATCTGTCTTATGGCGATCAACGTCGCCTGGAAATTGCCCGTGCCCTCGCGACAAACCCACAGCTACTCTGCCTCGACGAGCCCGCTGCAGGCATGAACGCCAACGAAACGGCGGGACTCCGTCAGTTGATCGAAGCGATTCGCGCCGATGGCATCAGCGTTCTGCTCATCGAACACGATGTCCAACTGGTTATGGGCTTGTGTGATCGCGTTGCCGTACTCGATTATGGTGAACTGATCTGCGAAGACGTACCCGCTATCGTGCAACGGCATCCGCGCGTCATTGAAGCCTATCTGGGGAGCGGCGCTTATGCTTGA
- a CDS encoding branched-chain amino acid ABC transporter permease codes for MKMTARFLARLSRHPNDNRVHWLAWALLGLLLAALPWLVASGFGNTWLRILNFALLYVMLALGLNIVVGFAGLLDMGYIAFYAVGAYLWALLASPQFGLHWPLWAILPLGAGLAGLFGVLLGAPTLKLRGDYLAIVTLGFGEIIRIFLNNLNAPVNITNGPQGISAIDPVHIGSLSLARPIDLGFVQVPSLVSYYYLFLIAALVIIGIALRLERSRVGRAWAAIREDEVAAKACGINTRNVKLLAFAMGATFGGVAGGLFAGFQQFVSPESFGLLESVMVLCMVVLGGMGHIPGVIFGALLLTVLPEFFRHIAGPVQQSLFGTVLIDPENLRMLLFGLSLVLVMRYRPSGLWPSPQRRREIEDVQRADAPADVPVSPM; via the coding sequence ATGAAAATGACAGCGCGTTTTCTTGCCCGACTTAGCCGCCACCCGAACGATAACCGGGTGCACTGGTTGGCTTGGGCACTACTCGGCCTACTGCTGGCTGCCCTACCCTGGCTAGTTGCCTCGGGTTTCGGCAACACCTGGTTACGTATCCTTAACTTTGCATTGCTCTATGTGATGCTGGCGCTGGGCTTGAACATCGTGGTCGGCTTTGCCGGTCTACTCGACATGGGCTACATCGCCTTCTATGCCGTCGGCGCTTATCTGTGGGCCTTACTGGCCAGCCCGCAATTCGGGCTGCATTGGCCGCTATGGGCCATTCTCCCGCTGGGTGCGGGCCTTGCTGGCCTATTCGGGGTGCTACTGGGTGCGCCCACGCTCAAGCTACGCGGTGACTACCTCGCCATCGTGACCTTGGGCTTTGGCGAAATCATCCGCATCTTTTTGAATAACCTCAATGCCCCCGTCAACATTACCAATGGGCCGCAGGGCATTTCGGCAATTGATCCTGTACACATCGGCAGCTTGTCACTGGCACGCCCGATCGATCTCGGGTTTGTTCAAGTGCCCTCACTGGTGTCGTACTACTACCTGTTCCTGATTGCTGCCTTGGTCATCATCGGCATCGCCTTACGGCTGGAGCGATCGCGGGTGGGCCGAGCCTGGGCGGCCATCCGTGAGGATGAAGTCGCGGCCAAGGCCTGCGGCATCAATACCCGAAACGTTAAACTGCTGGCCTTTGCCATGGGTGCCACTTTTGGCGGCGTAGCTGGCGGGCTATTTGCCGGCTTTCAGCAATTCGTCAGCCCCGAGTCCTTCGGTCTACTCGAATCGGTGATGGTGCTGTGTATGGTGGTGCTCGGCGGCATGGGGCATATCCCAGGCGTTATCTTCGGCGCACTCCTGCTCACCGTACTCCCGGAATTCTTCCGGCACATTGCCGGCCCCGTGCAGCAAAGCCTGTTCGGCACCGTACTGATTGATCCGGAAAACCTACGCATGCTGCTATTCGGCCTGTCGCTGGTGCTCGTGATGCGCTATCGCCCGAGCGGTCTATGGCCATCGCCACAGCGTCGTCGTGAAATTGAAGATGTACAACGTGCCGATGCACCAGCCGATGTACCCGTGAGCCCCATGTGA
- a CDS encoding branched-chain amino acid ABC transporter permease, with protein sequence MDIFLQQIINGLVLGSIYALVALGYTMVYGILGLINFAHGEVVMIGALVSYSVMMVLVPSGLPPVLLALISVLVAAPVCMALAWAIERYAYRPLRHAPKLTPLISAIGVSILLQNMAMMIWGRGYHAFPDILPAIHFDIGGAQITLLQTVTIGLAALTMGILAWMIQRTSLGQAMRATAESPAIAELMGIPVNRIITLTFVIGAALAALAGLMVGANYSVAHYYMGFMLGLKAFTAAVLGGIGNITGAMLGGLLLGLIESLGAGYIEDLTGGFLGSNYQDIFAFLVLIGVLVFRPGGLMGERVSERA encoded by the coding sequence ATGGACATATTTCTACAGCAGATCATTAACGGCCTCGTACTCGGCAGCATCTATGCGCTGGTCGCACTGGGCTATACGATGGTCTATGGCATTCTCGGCCTGATCAACTTTGCCCACGGCGAAGTGGTCATGATCGGCGCGCTCGTCAGCTACAGCGTCATGATGGTACTCGTACCGAGCGGTTTGCCGCCGGTATTGCTGGCACTGATCTCTGTTCTGGTCGCCGCACCGGTTTGTATGGCGCTGGCCTGGGCCATCGAGCGTTATGCGTATCGACCGTTGCGCCACGCCCCGAAACTTACCCCGCTGATCAGCGCTATCGGGGTCTCGATCCTGTTACAGAATATGGCGATGATGATCTGGGGGCGCGGTTACCACGCCTTTCCGGATATTCTGCCCGCCATTCATTTCGACATCGGTGGTGCGCAGATTACGCTACTGCAAACCGTCACGATCGGGCTCGCTGCACTCACTATGGGCATTCTGGCCTGGATGATTCAGCGCACGTCTCTCGGGCAGGCCATGCGTGCCACAGCAGAAAGCCCTGCCATTGCCGAACTGATGGGCATTCCGGTGAATCGCATCATCACCCTGACCTTTGTGATTGGCGCTGCCCTCGCTGCACTGGCCGGGCTGATGGTGGGCGCCAATTATTCCGTCGCGCACTATTACATGGGCTTCATGCTGGGGCTTAAAGCATTTACAGCGGCCGTGCTCGGCGGCATTGGCAACATCACGGGCGCCATGCTGGGCGGCCTGCTGCTCGGTTTGATCGAATCCTTAGGTGCCGGCTATATCGAAGATCTGACCGGTGGTTTTCTCGGTTCTAACTACCAAGACATTTTCGCTTTCCTCGTGCTGATCGGCGTGCTGGTCTTCAGACCCGGCGGTCTGATGGGTGAACGTGTTTCCGAGCGCGCCTAA
- a CDS encoding branched-chain amino acid ABC transporter substrate-binding protein: MTPFARHALSLTAIALASLSLTACGKKEAPPTAGNEVIITIGHAAPLTGPQAHLGKDNENGAVMAIDELNSRGMSIDGKKVKFVLVSEDDQADPKAGTTVAQKFVDKKVNGVIGHLNSGTTIPASRIYSEAGIPQISGSATNPTYTQQGFKTTFRVFANDIHQGQALAQFATKSLKAKTIAIVDDRTAYGQGLADEFKKAAEAAGAKVVAQEFTTDKATDFKAILTKIKASNPDVLFFSAMDAQGGPALKQARELGLKATFLIGDGGCTPEFIKLAGNAADGQYCSLPGVPLEKMPGGTVFKDKYQKRYNQQIQLYAPYVYDAVMVMADAMQRANSAEPAKFLLEVGKSQYQGVTAKVVFDAKGDLAAPAVSIYQDKGGNWSYVETVDAAAAAK, encoded by the coding sequence ATGACCCCATTTGCCCGTCACGCCCTTTCGCTCACCGCCATTGCGCTTGCATCGCTCAGCCTGACTGCCTGCGGCAAAAAAGAAGCGCCGCCGACGGCTGGTAACGAAGTGATTATCACCATCGGACACGCGGCCCCGCTTACAGGCCCGCAGGCGCACCTGGGCAAAGACAATGAAAACGGCGCGGTGATGGCCATTGATGAGCTGAACAGCCGTGGCATGAGCATCGATGGCAAAAAGGTGAAGTTTGTCCTGGTTTCCGAAGATGACCAGGCCGACCCGAAAGCTGGCACCACAGTCGCCCAGAAATTTGTTGACAAGAAGGTGAATGGCGTCATTGGTCACCTGAACTCGGGCACCACCATTCCTGCTTCGCGTATTTATTCCGAAGCCGGCATTCCGCAGATCTCCGGTTCTGCCACCAACCCGACTTACACACAGCAAGGCTTCAAGACCACCTTCCGCGTCTTTGCCAATGACATCCATCAGGGCCAGGCACTGGCGCAATTTGCCACCAAGAGCCTGAAAGCCAAGACCATCGCCATCGTCGATGACCGCACCGCCTACGGCCAAGGCCTGGCTGATGAATTCAAGAAAGCCGCCGAGGCTGCTGGTGCCAAAGTAGTTGCCCAGGAATTCACTACCGACAAAGCGACAGACTTCAAGGCCATTCTGACCAAGATCAAAGCCTCTAATCCGGATGTGCTGTTCTTCAGCGCCATGGATGCTCAGGGCGGCCCGGCACTCAAACAGGCGCGTGAACTGGGCCTGAAAGCCACCTTCCTGATTGGTGATGGCGGCTGTACGCCGGAGTTCATCAAACTGGCTGGCAATGCCGCCGATGGTCAGTACTGCTCGCTACCAGGCGTCCCTCTGGAAAAAATGCCTGGCGGCACGGTCTTCAAAGACAAATACCAGAAACGTTACAACCAGCAGATCCAGCTCTATGCGCCGTATGTTTACGATGCGGTCATGGTGATGGCCGATGCCATGCAGCGTGCTAACTCGGCAGAGCCTGCCAAATTCCTGCTAGAAGTTGGCAAGAGCCAATATCAGGGTGTCACCGCCAAGGTGGTCTTTGATGCCAAGGGTGACCTAGCGGCGCCTGCCGTATCGATCTACCAAGACAAGGGCGGTAACTGGTCCTACGTTGAAACCGTGGACGCCGCAGCGGCCGCCAAATAA
- the metF gene encoding methylenetetrahydrofolate reductase [NAD(P)H], with protein MTQPAVELSVEYFPPQTPEGLDKLRVVREKMAVLKPTFCSVTYGAGGSTRERTFDVIREMVSEGIDAAPHLSCIGSTRDSIREILDEYLDLGINRIVALRGDLPSGMAEAGEFRYANELVEFIRETTGDHFHIEVAAYPEWHPQARTPADDLRAFVNKMAAGADSAITQYFFNADAYFNFVEAARNAGVTQPIVPGIMPISGFTKLARFSDACGAEIPRWMRRTLESYGDDTDSIKAFGLDVVTDLCEQLIEGGAPGLHFYTMNQSALTLEICRRLGL; from the coding sequence ATGACTCAACCCGCCGTAGAACTTTCTGTCGAATACTTTCCGCCACAAACGCCGGAAGGTCTCGATAAGCTGCGCGTAGTCCGCGAAAAGATGGCTGTCCTAAAACCCACGTTTTGCTCCGTCACCTACGGTGCGGGCGGCTCGACCCGCGAGCGCACTTTTGACGTCATCCGTGAAATGGTGAGCGAGGGCATTGATGCCGCGCCACATCTATCGTGCATCGGCTCGACCCGTGACAGCATCCGCGAGATTCTCGACGAATACTTGGATCTCGGCATTAACCGCATCGTCGCCTTGCGTGGCGACCTGCCCTCCGGCATGGCCGAAGCCGGCGAGTTCCGTTACGCCAACGAATTGGTCGAATTCATCCGTGAAACAACGGGGGATCACTTCCACATCGAAGTCGCTGCCTATCCGGAATGGCACCCCCAAGCCCGCACCCCAGCCGATGACTTGCGTGCCTTCGTCAACAAAATGGCGGCCGGTGCTGATTCGGCTATTACCCAGTACTTTTTTAACGCTGATGCCTACTTCAATTTCGTTGAAGCCGCCCGCAACGCTGGCGTGACCCAGCCCATCGTGCCGGGCATTATGCCGATCAGCGGCTTTACCAAGCTGGCCCGCTTTTCCGATGCCTGCGGTGCAGAGATTCCGCGCTGGATGCGTCGCACACTGGAAAGCTACGGCGATGACACCGATAGCATCAAGGCCTTCGGTCTGGATGTCGTTACCGACCTCTGCGAACAACTGATTGAGGGCGGCGCACCAGGGCTGCATTTCTACACCATGAACCAGTCAGCGCTGACACTGGAAATCTGCCGACGCCTCGGCCTCTGA
- a CDS encoding phage holin family protein encodes MKLLLTWALNAVALLLVPYIVPGIHIESFGSALIAVVILGLVNAVIRPLFIVLTLPVTLLTLGLFLFVINAMMFWWVGDILSGFKVEGFFAALFGSIVYSIASWFLSSLTEQPRGERA; translated from the coding sequence ATGAAACTGCTGTTGACCTGGGCACTGAATGCCGTCGCGCTATTGCTGGTCCCGTACATTGTGCCGGGCATCCACATCGAGAGCTTCGGCTCTGCGCTGATTGCCGTCGTTATTCTGGGTCTGGTCAACGCAGTCATCCGCCCACTCTTCATCGTGCTCACGCTGCCGGTGACCCTGCTCACACTGGGTCTGTTCCTGTTCGTGATAAACGCGATGATGTTCTGGTGGGTCGGTGACATTCTCAGTGGTTTCAAGGTTGAAGGATTCTTTGCTGCCCTCTTTGGCTCTATTGTTTACAGCATCGCCAGCTGGTTCCTCTCGTCACTGACCGAGCAACCACGTGGCGAGCGCGCCTGA
- the ahcY gene encoding adenosylhomocysteinase — MNAATKDYVIADMSLADWGRREIAIAETEMPGLMAIREEFAATQPLRGARITGSLHMTIQTAVLIETLQALGAEVRWASCNIFSTQDHAAAAIAAKGTPVFAVKGESLEDYWDYTHRIFEWADGGYSNMILDDGGDATLLLHLGAKAEKDQAVLSNPGSEEERVLFAAIKAKIAVDPTWYSTRLDKVKGVTEETTTGVHRLYQMHARGDLKFPAINVNDSVTKSKFDNLYGCRESLVDGIKRATDVMIAGKVAVVAGYGDVGKGSAQALRALSAQVWVTEIDPICALQAAMEGYRVVTMDYAAEHADIFVTATGNYHVITHDHMKKMKDQAIVCNIGHFDNEIDVAGIEGYQWEEIKPQVDHVIFPDGKRIILLAKGRLVNLGCATGHPSYVMSSSFANQTIAQIELWGERDTNRYPVGVYTLPKHLDEKVARLQLKTLNAQLTELSDQQAAYIGVAKSGPYKPEHYRY; from the coding sequence ATGAACGCTGCAACTAAAGACTACGTTATTGCCGATATGTCGCTGGCCGATTGGGGCCGTCGCGAAATCGCTATTGCCGAAACCGAAATGCCGGGCCTGATGGCGATCCGCGAAGAGTTCGCCGCCACCCAGCCACTGCGTGGCGCACGCATCACCGGCTCGCTGCACATGACCATTCAAACGGCTGTGCTCATCGAAACGCTGCAAGCGCTGGGTGCTGAAGTGCGCTGGGCCTCGTGCAACATCTTCTCGACACAAGACCACGCTGCTGCGGCCATCGCTGCCAAGGGCACGCCGGTGTTTGCCGTAAAGGGCGAATCTCTGGAAGATTACTGGGATTACACCCACCGCATTTTCGAATGGGCCGACGGTGGTTACTCGAACATGATCCTCGATGACGGCGGCGACGCCACGCTGCTCCTGCATCTGGGCGCCAAGGCTGAGAAAGACCAGGCCGTCCTGTCGAACCCGGGCAGCGAAGAAGAGCGCGTCCTGTTCGCTGCGATCAAGGCCAAGATCGCTGTTGATCCTACCTGGTACTCGACCCGTCTGGATAAAGTGAAGGGCGTCACCGAAGAAACCACCACCGGGGTGCACCGCCTGTATCAGATGCACGCCCGTGGCGATCTGAAGTTCCCAGCCATTAACGTCAATGACTCGGTCACCAAATCAAAGTTCGACAATCTCTACGGCTGCCGCGAATCGCTGGTTGATGGTATCAAGCGCGCGACCGATGTCATGATTGCCGGCAAGGTGGCTGTCGTTGCCGGTTACGGCGATGTGGGCAAGGGTTCGGCTCAGGCGCTGCGCGCCCTGTCGGCGCAAGTCTGGGTGACTGAAATCGATCCGATCTGCGCCCTGCAGGCGGCGATGGAAGGCTACCGCGTCGTCACCATGGACTACGCGGCTGAACACGCCGATATCTTCGTGACTGCCACCGGTAACTACCACGTGATCACGCATGACCACATGAAGAAGATGAAAGATCAGGCGATCGTTTGCAACATCGGTCACTTCGACAACGAAATCGACGTTGCCGGTATCGAAGGCTACCAGTGGGAAGAAATCAAACCACAGGTCGACCACGTCATTTTCCCGGACGGCAAGCGCATCATTCTGCTGGCCAAGGGTCGCCTGGTAAATCTGGGTTGCGCCACCGGCCACCCATCGTATGTGATGTCATCGTCGTTTGCGAACCAGACGATTGCCCAGATCGAACTGTGGGGCGAGCGTGACACCAACCGTTACCCGGTCGGCGTTTACACCCTACCAAAGCATCTGGATGAGAAGGTCGCCCGCCTGCAGCTGAAGACGCTGAATGCGCAGCTAACGGAACTCAGCGATCAACAGGCAGCGTATATTGGTGTGGCAAAATCTGGCCCATACAAGCCAGAACACTACCGCTACTAA
- the metK gene encoding methionine adenosyltransferase → MSEFLFSSESVSEGHPDKVADQISDAILDAILAEDPKARVACETLVSTGLVVISGEITTTAHINYREIAQDTVRRIGYDNSDIGFDYKSCAILTAINRQSPDIAQGVNEGEGLDLDQGAGDQGLMFGYACRETPTLMPFPIFYAHRIMQRQADLRRDGRLPWLRPDAKSQLTVRYVDGKPVAIDTVVVSTQHDADVTHKQIEEAVIEEIIKPVLPAEFINDKIRYLINPTGRFVVGGPHGDCGLTGRKIIVDTYGGAAHHGGGAFSGKDPSKVDRSAAYAGRYVAKNIVAAGLADKAEVQVAYAIGVAKPVSLMVNTFGTGKIADEKIAALVAEHFDLRPKGIVQALDLLRPIYSKTAAYGHFGREEPEFTWEWTDKADALRAAAGL, encoded by the coding sequence ATGAGCGAATTTCTCTTTTCATCCGAGTCCGTCTCGGAAGGCCATCCCGATAAAGTTGCGGATCAGATCTCTGATGCCATCCTCGACGCCATCCTGGCCGAAGACCCGAAAGCCCGTGTTGCCTGCGAAACGCTGGTGTCGACCGGCCTCGTCGTGATCTCTGGTGAAATCACCACCACGGCCCACATCAACTACCGCGAAATCGCACAAGACACGGTGCGCCGTATCGGTTACGACAACTCGGACATCGGCTTCGACTACAAGTCGTGCGCCATCCTGACCGCCATCAACCGCCAGAGCCCAGACATTGCCCAGGGCGTGAACGAAGGCGAAGGCCTCGATCTGGATCAGGGCGCCGGTGACCAGGGTCTGATGTTTGGTTACGCCTGCCGCGAAACACCGACGCTGATGCCGTTCCCGATTTTCTACGCACACCGCATCATGCAGCGTCAGGCGGATCTGCGCCGTGACGGCCGCCTGCCTTGGCTGCGTCCGGATGCCAAAAGCCAACTGACCGTGCGTTATGTGGATGGCAAGCCAGTCGCCATCGACACCGTGGTGGTCTCGACCCAGCACGACGCCGACGTGACCCACAAGCAGATCGAAGAAGCCGTGATCGAAGAGATCATCAAGCCGGTACTGCCTGCCGAGTTCATCAACGACAAGATCCGTTACCTGATCAACCCGACCGGCCGCTTTGTAGTCGGTGGCCCGCACGGTGACTGCGGCCTGACTGGCCGTAAGATCATTGTGGATACCTACGGCGGTGCTGCGCACCACGGTGGTGGGGCGTTCTCGGGCAAAGATCCGTCGAAGGTTGACCGCTCGGCCGCCTATGCCGGCCGTTATGTCGCCAAGAACATCGTTGCCGCCGGTCTGGCCGACAAGGCGGAGGTGCAAGTGGCTTACGCCATTGGCGTGGCCAAGCCCGTTTCGCTGATGGTCAACACCTTCGGCACGGGCAAGATTGCCGATGAGAAGATCGCTGCACTGGTCGCCGAACACTTCGACCTGCGCCCGAAGGGCATCGTGCAAGCGCTGGATCTGCTGCGTCCGATTTACTCGAAGACCGCTGCTTACGGCCACTTTGGCCGTGAAGAACCCGAGTTCACCTGGGAATGGACTGACAAGGCCGACGCCCTGCGCGCTGCTGCCGGTCTGTAA